The region ATTATAAACACTCACAACACGTCCGTACACAGGCATGAGACTACTGTTTACCTTTATTGTATTTGCTTGTCTTCTTAGTACCACCTCCTTAATTGCCCAAACTACCCTTACGGGTTTCGTTCGCGATGGAGCCAACAAGCCTCTTCCCTTTGCCAGTATTGCGCTGCTCAATGCCAGAGATTCTACCCTGGCCAAAGGCGGTATTAGTAGTGAAACCGGTACCTACCAACTCACGGGCGTCCGGGCCGGTCGCTATGTAGTATCCGCCAGTGTGGTTGGCTACAAGACCCAAAAATCACCCATTTTCGAGGTAACTGCCGTGAATACAGAAGCCCCTGTGCTGCTGTTAAGTGAGTCGGCGAAAACACTAAACGAAGTAGCCATAGTGGCTAAAAAACCGTTTGTTGAGCAGGAGATCGACCGGCTGGTTATTAACGTTGCGGGCAGCATCATTGCCAGCGGCAGCACCGCCCTCGAAGTGCTGGAGAAAGCACCTGGCGTCACTGTCGACCGCCAGAACGATGCCCTGCAACTCCGCGGTAAAGATGGAGTCATCGTGCAGATAGACGGTAAGCAAACATACCTATCCATGCAGGATGTGGTAAACATGCTAAAGAATATGTCGAGCGATAACATCGAAAAAATCGAACTCATCACCAATCCTGGTGCCCGATACGATGCGTCGGGAAACTCAGGCATTATCAATATCCGGCTGAAAAAGAACAATAATATTGGTACCAATGGCACGGCATCACTGGCGGGCGGGTCTGGGCGATTCGACCGGGAGCGGGGTAGTCTGCAACTGAATCACCGGGAAGAGAAAGTTAACGTGTTTGGCAACTATAGCCTGAACCGGGGTGGAAACTATTTCGATTTTAAAACCGACCGCGACCAGCCTGCCCAGGGCGACGGCACCGGCCCGACGGCTGATTTGACCCAGCGGAACTTCGTACAACAGGATACTTACCTGACATTCCGGGATCTGGGCCAGAATGCCAAGGCAGGCCTGGATTATATGCCGTCCAAAAACACAACGATAGGCGTAGCCTGGACGGCTTTCTGGAGTGAGCATGATGAGCAGGGACAAGCCAATGCTCTTTTTCGGCGCGGTGTCAACCAGCCGTTGTATTTGCAGACTGAAACAGAAAAAAACATAGCGACGGTCGCCAGTAATCAACTCGGCAATCTCAATGTTCAGCATATGTTCGGATCAACTGGTGGTCAGCTAAATGTGGATATTGATCTGGGACACTACCAGCGGCAGTTTGCCAATACGCTCGTTACAAAAACGACGCTGGCGACAGATGGGGCAGCGCATCCGATAGCCCTGCTCGACAACCGGATGCCAACAACCGTCGATATTCGAACAGCAAAGGCCGACTATAGTCGAACCCTGCCCAGTAAATGGAAGTTGGAAACGGGATTGAAAAGTACCTCGGTCAGCACAGACAATAACGTTACCATACAGACGGGAACACCCGAGGCCTCCCAGGTCGACCCCAAACAATCCAACCATTTTCAGTACACCGAGCAGGTGAATGCCGGGTACGTGAGTATGTCGGGACAATGGGGAGCAAAAACCGACGTGCAACTGGGGCTGCGCGCCGAACATACACATTCGGAAGGTAACTCAATCACCCTCAATAACATTGTTCGACGCGACTACCTGAACATCTTTCCCAGCCTGTTTATTTCGCGTCCGGTAGCCAAAAACCAAACGATGACCCTTTCGTACAGCTACCGCATTGACCGGCCCAATTACCAGAATCTCAATCCCGCCCGTTCATTTGTCGACCCCTACGCTTTTTCGCAGGGTAATCCATACCTGAAACCCCAGTATACCCATTCTCTCGAACTGAAACACGGATTCAACGGGAAAGTATTTACCTCGCTGGGGGCCAGCTTTACGAGTGATCTGATTTTCAGTGTATCCTATCCGCTAGACGGCAACAAAGCCTATTTGATTAGCCAGAATATTGGCCAGTCGCAGGGGTATAACCTCACCGTGAGTTTTCCGGTAACGCTTACCAGGGGCTGGACGATGCAGACAACTGTGATGGGATATTATAACCAGTTTGACTATACCTATCAGGACACCCCTCTTACGCTCCGTCAAATTTCAGGTCGACTCAATAGTTCGAGTGCTATTGTGCTGGGCAAGGGCTGGACGGCGGAGTTCAGCGGCCGGGTGAGCACGCCAGGCGTAATGGCTGTCTGGACTGTTCCCTGGCTGGGCTCTATGGATGCCGGTTTGCAAAAGACGGTTAGTGCCAAGCTGAAAGTGAAACTGAGCGTGCAGGATTTGTTGCATACCAACCTGGTGATTGGGACGATAAATGTCCCTACCAGTATTCAGCATTTCCGTTACAGTCTGGATACACGGGTAGCGCTGGTAAATGTATCGTATGTATTCGGCAATCAGAAAGTGAAGGCCGCCCGTCAACGGCGTACCGCTGCCGAAGAAGAAATGCAGCGAGCTAACTGATTTATATGTAGTTGTCTTCACTCGCCTTACCGTTTCCAATAATTCTCCTAAACAAACCCTGGTTCACCAATGAAAACTACCTGCCGCTTACCAATCGTTATTGCTTTTTTTGTCGCTTCTCTGTCGTTCGTTTCCTGCCAGAAACAGGAAGAGCAAGCGAAAGAAGGTATAAAGAAGTACGTAACCATTACCGATAGTGCCGATATATACGCAAAGGTGCTGACCGACTTTGTTGGTGCGCTCACTGCTGCCGATTGGGAAAAGACCCGAAGTCTGGCAGCATCCAATTTCAAAAGCTACGGCCCCGCTATGGCTGATTCGAGCGGTATCGACAGCCTGATTGCCGGGTGGCAGCGAAATCATGCGCTTTACAGCAACATTAAGCTGGTAAGTGCGGTACCGATGGGCTTTAGCTCGACAGCTCCACGAACTACGGGTAATTGGGGCTTTCAATGGGGCGTTTACAGCATGACCTACAAGGCTACCGGCAAAACCATCACGTTTCCGTATCACCTGACGGCCAGGGTTGAAAATGGCAAGATTCAGCGGCTGGGCAATTATTGGGACAGATCACAATTTATCGGCCCGATGGGCAACAAAGTGGTGAAAGCGGAGCTATCCGCCGGGAAATAAGCATTTTTAATTAGGCCTGATCGGTGGCAACACGGATCAGGCTTTCAGCCCAGGTGCCGTTCGGGCTCCTCTGCTTCCCGGCACCCATCTCTTCTTCCTCATACTTATCATCTACCCCCCGTTACTCATGAAAATCCTGTTCCGTTTCCCACTCGTGGCAATAGCCGCCGGTATGCTGTTCATCGCGACAACCGTACAGGCTCAAACAAGCCCGACCCGCTACAAAGACGTAGTGGTCGAGAACCCCAATGCCGAAGCCGACATGAAGGTGGTTGGTGATTTACTCGATGCGCTGCTCACCGAAAAGCTGGATAAGGCCCGCAGTTTGATGGCTGCTAATTACATGGATTATGGCCCCGGTTACGCAGATTCAGCCAACACCGATCAGGTGCTTAAGCAATGGACAGAAAACTACAAGAGCCAGAAAAACCGGAAAGTTAGTTCGCTGATGCAGACATTCCGGGTGAAATCGGGGCCACAAAAGGGCGATTGGGTATCGATCTGGATGACGTATACGGCTACTTTCAATGGCAAACCGGTTGTGATGCCGCTTTACTCTGTGCTTAAATTAGCCGACGGCAAGGTTGTGTGGCAACGCGACTATTTTGACAATATGGCGGTTGCTACGCAACTCGGCTATAAAGTTTCCCCGCCCAACGTAACAGCTAAATAGAACCGTTCCGCATTCGGCAGGCTGGCTCCAACACCAGCCTGCCTTATTCTCTTTCACCTTTCTTCCCTCCCGCTACTCTTATGCTAACAGCGACAAATCCTCAGGCGGCTCCAGATTTAATAACCCAATCGGATCGCTTTTATGCGCTTGATGCCGTTAGAGCTTTCGCGCTGATTCTGTACTGAACTATCACTAAGGCGCTCGGAATACATGGCTGGGCTTACTTCAACGGGCAGAGGTAACCGCAGAAGTAAGCCGTTGATCTCATTTTTTCACTTTTATATCATGAAAATCCAATCACTACTTCTTATCGGGCTGTTGCTGAGCAGCACAGCTTCACTTGCTCAAACCCTGGAGCAATCGTTCGCACCCTTGATGGCGGAATACAAACAGAGCCCCTACGCCTTTATGCAGGCGCATATGGCAGCAGACGTCCGCTTCGTTGCGGGGCATAACGGCGAGTTGATGGACATTCGTAAACTGGTCACCCCCGATCAGAAAGTTGAAGATGCACAATGGAGCGACCTGAAGTTTTTTGAGTCGGGCGATATGGGCGTTGTCACCGGGGTCAGAATCACGCGATACGCCAACCCGAAAGGTGCAGCTCCCACGTACAAGGACGCGTTTACGTACACCTATAAAAAGCAAAACAACGATTGGAAAATCGTTGCCATGCAACATACGAAGATGGAGTACAAATAAGACCCTTTCATAATGAACTCTGTGTAACTAAACCTATTCCCGACCTGTCTGCCATTCTCATCACCCACAATTCTGCGTCAATAATGACCCGATTTGCTTTCCAGGCAGGCATTTAACCTTTCTCAAAATGAACAATACATCCATTTTTTTTTCTGTCATTGCCAGTTTAATCACCCTCTTCGGCTATGGCCAGGAGAATTCAATTTCTATCGCTGTCGATTCGTCACCGAGGGCATTCTCCGTAACAGAAGCTACGAAGGTTGCTGGAAAAACCGTTTTTGAGAACTCCTGCAAATCGTGCCACACCAACGTCGTGGATTCAAAAGCGCCCAGTGTGGCCATGTTGGGTGCCATGACGCCCCGCGCCATTTTTACGGCATTAAAAAGTGGGAAGATGCAGGTGCAGGCTCAAACCCTTTCGGATGAACAGCGTCGGGAGGTCGCGCAATGGATTACGAACCGACCCTTTGTAGAAACCAAGCTCCCCCAGGACGCTTTTACACCTTTTTCGTTACCAAAAACCGCTACAGTCGCATCGGGCTGGGGCGGCAATCTGGCGGGCACCGGATTTACCCAAAGTACAGGGATTACCCCTCAGAATGTGGCATCGCTGAAGGTAAAATGGACATTTGCTTTCCCAGACGGAACCCAAATACGCAGCAAACCGGCTGTTGTTGGCGACTGGCTGATTGTAGGAAGTCAGTTTGGCGATGTGTACGCCATTCATAAACAGACGGGTAAAATTGGCTGGCATTTTATC is a window of Spirosoma linguale DSM 74 DNA encoding:
- a CDS encoding protein of unknown function DUF1486 (PFAM: protein of unknown function DUF1486), producing MKILFRFPLVAIAAGMLFIATTVQAQTSPTRYKDVVVENPNAEADMKVVGDLLDALLTEKLDKARSLMAANYMDYGPGYADSANTDQVLKQWTENYKSQKNRKVSSLMQTFRVKSGPQKGDWVSIWMTYTATFNGKPVVMPLYSVLKLADGKVVWQRDYFDNMAVATQLGYKVSPPNVTAK
- a CDS encoding TonB-dependent receptor plug (PFAM: TonB-dependent receptor plug~KEGG: ccs:CCNA_00858 TonB-dependent receptor), producing MRLLFTFIVFACLLSTTSLIAQTTLTGFVRDGANKPLPFASIALLNARDSTLAKGGISSETGTYQLTGVRAGRYVVSASVVGYKTQKSPIFEVTAVNTEAPVLLLSESAKTLNEVAIVAKKPFVEQEIDRLVINVAGSIIASGSTALEVLEKAPGVTVDRQNDALQLRGKDGVIVQIDGKQTYLSMQDVVNMLKNMSSDNIEKIELITNPGARYDASGNSGIINIRLKKNNNIGTNGTASLAGGSGRFDRERGSLQLNHREEKVNVFGNYSLNRGGNYFDFKTDRDQPAQGDGTGPTADLTQRNFVQQDTYLTFRDLGQNAKAGLDYMPSKNTTIGVAWTAFWSEHDEQGQANALFRRGVNQPLYLQTETEKNIATVASNQLGNLNVQHMFGSTGGQLNVDIDLGHYQRQFANTLVTKTTLATDGAAHPIALLDNRMPTTVDIRTAKADYSRTLPSKWKLETGLKSTSVSTDNNVTIQTGTPEASQVDPKQSNHFQYTEQVNAGYVSMSGQWGAKTDVQLGLRAEHTHSEGNSITLNNIVRRDYLNIFPSLFISRPVAKNQTMTLSYSYRIDRPNYQNLNPARSFVDPYAFSQGNPYLKPQYTHSLELKHGFNGKVFTSLGASFTSDLIFSVSYPLDGNKAYLISQNIGQSQGYNLTVSFPVTLTRGWTMQTTVMGYYNQFDYTYQDTPLTLRQISGRLNSSSAIVLGKGWTAEFSGRVSTPGVMAVWTVPWLGSMDAGLQKTVSAKLKVKLSVQDLLHTNLVIGTINVPTSIQHFRYSLDTRVALVNVSYVFGNQKVKAARQRRTAAEEEMQRAN